DNA sequence from the Bombus vancouverensis nearcticus chromosome 8, iyBomVanc1_principal, whole genome shotgun sequence genome:
ggtaaattattaaatattttacatatgtgTATTTATATGTGTATTTATATGAGTATATATGCAATATATTCACTTGCATACATAAGTCCAAAAATGAATCTAAATTGTAAAAGCTCACCTTTAAATTATGAGCATGTCTTTATATTAATAACGGTTACTTCGCTCTGTGGAACCACTTTACACAGAAAAAATTgacattatttttttaattgtttcaatACAAAAGGTCGCATTTACTAATAATTACCTTTTTATATAATTCGAATGTAGTAAATTGTGTTGCTGCATATGGAAATATTCTAATCATTTGAGCATAATTTCCTTTGTAAAGAGCAATAAATCGTTCacgttgaattatttctttcaatcCGGAAAGGACACCTATGTAGTAGAAGAAGTTAATGCTTCGATTGTAttgtttctaaatattttttctttacaaAGTTGCATTCTTTACCTAAGtgtttataatgtttattatgtgcttgcaataatatttttatcctATCTAGTGGAGCTACTGTTGTTTTTGAACACATTCCAGCTACCCCTGTAAAATGTTTATTACTAATAAAacaatctttatttattatcaagCAATTTATGTAATAATACTGCAAATTCTTTGAAACAGATTACTACCTTtccttaataataataatgacacAAATATTGTCATAAATATGAAATTGTTCTACTATGGTTGATAATAAATGATTCACATAATATTTCTCTCTAaacgaataataattaaatgaaaatgcGTTATTATTATTTAGCGACGTTTTATTGGAAGAAATGTTTAACTCACCGCCGGCAATTAAACTTTTTAGTAAAAATCCATAATCTTTCTCGGACTCAACGCGGAATGCCATTTTTGAATTGTTAATGCAGGATGTACCCAAATATTATATTGGGAGAAGTGGATCGAAACACAGCCATGGAAAATTACTGATTCCATTCCACTTCACTGCACAGATAATACTCCATTGCTTGATAACGGGATCATTGGTTTTTACTTACTTTTTCTTATTCGTATTAAAAGTGCTGTATATTTAGGTTATGTTTTCtagtaatatttattatctataattatgaaatactattaaaaaaataaattaagaaagcaaattatgtatgaaaaatacaaaagaaaatcTATCAAAACAACTTTgtatttgttttaattaaaaaaatcttttatttaagattattttaatatattataatttattcaagCCTGCAGAAAAGTGTGTATGTGTAATTAATTTATCTACGACAGATTAAAATTTGATTCTTTTATTCTACAATAAAGGCATCAACTTGTTTAGTTTCACACAGTTTCTTTTTTacatgttatttatttatttatttattaaatatgttctagaaagaaataattcaacttGTATAGAATTCCTTAAGATAATCAGCTTTAGGTTTCAGAATTGCTTTATCTTTAAGACTCACAACCCAACCAGGTTCAAGACCATAAAATAATTGTCTAGGATCTTTACGCTGCACAAGCATTTTGTAATTAGGATCATCTTCAATTTTTGGTAGCTCGTAACCATATTTCTGAGATAAAACCAAACGTTCACGAGAAATTTCTTCAGGATTTGCTAAATATCCCCTCGTTTCTGCACTCATATAATATTCTAAACAATCTGTCGGAGGTAATAGTCTGCGTGGTATTGGTTCTCCTAAATAGTAAGcatgttttaaatataatattatcaagCATTTAATTCTAATATGCTTTAAAAATTTACCAGTAGTAAAAAATTTATCAACATCCTTTATTGCATGTAAACAGCGAGTATCGTAATACGCAGTAGTAATAGTACCACCATTTCTTTCAATTGCTGCAATTACTGGTTCACTGGCCCATTGGACTTCTATATTGACTTTTGCTTTGAAGTTATCGGCTCCCTAAGACATGATTTTAAGCAATTTCTGTTTCggaaaaacataatatttaatgttcctatataaaaatattaatttaaatacctCATCTGTAAGATGAACACCTGCATGTTTCCATTCTACTTTAAGATCATATAGTCCTGTGTTGATTATAGATACAAGATCAATAGGTTTAGATGAATCTACTCTGTTTGTATCAATATATAGTTGCAATTGTTGCAGAGATAAAGGAGGATACTCTCTTCTTAAACTATAAACATATATAAAGCaaaatgatattatataatacacAATGCCAATTTTCAACTTATTTTTAAACTAATATAAAGgtttcaaaattttaaataaaaaattcaagtatatgttataattaaaatatagttttctaatatatacattaatattGTTACATtccatatataaaatttatatagaaattaaacAACTCACTGGTGTCCTTTATAATATGGTTCACGACTAAATCTAAGATAAAATGGGTTATTTCCAGTTTCATATCCAGTTCGCATAAAATTCTGTCTTTGACCTGATCCCTTATTACCTGCTCCGTGCTTATTTCCACCATGTTGACCTCGACCACGTTTTGACTGTTAGAAATacacattttttttaaataattctcaaatgaaatttttatatatttataaaaaattatcatgtcacatatacattatattgatccaaacaatattatttaaactaaaatataagacataaaaatgaaagataaaaatttgaaaatattgacaaaaataatatattttttattcaaacatTCATATGAAGCTTAATTACAAGcatattgaaatataaacatACAATATAGTTTTAGAATAATACTAACAGGTTTATTTGCACCAGGATTATTTCGAATGTTATTTAAAGCTAGTCTAGGTAATGTTCGCAACATTGACAGTGCTAAATCTCTTCCTTGTTTACTGGCCATTATTTCGGAAAGTTTCATTACGTTGTTTCAACTTTCATATACCTTTatacaacaataatatttattaaatgtatGACCATTTCTTTATTCCTAATTTTCTCGCACATCAAAGAACATAACCTCAATATCAAAATCAACACATATCACGGTAGTACGATCATTTAAACGTTTATAGTCTGCTTAACAAGACGAGGTAGTgaacattaaaaaaatttgattACTGCAGCTGCATCGATTGGTTGAGCGAGAAACTCGAGCGAGTATCAGTATCGTATTTCTGAATAGACCAATAAAGGAGCGTTCAGACGatcaatatatatttttaatacaatattgaaaaccttaaatattgacaataacaTTAATCGTCTAAAGAGTCTCTTACGTATGATAATGTTGAAAACCTTAAattgacaataatatttatCGTCTGAATGCTCCTTTAGACCTTGAGTGGCATACTTAGAATATAGCTTTAGGTTTACATTTTAAGCATGTGAGTTGCATatctacaaaatatataaattgtgACAATATACACATTCGAAAAGAGGAGGGTTGTCGTTCTTTTCGTTCGACGCTTTGTTGAATGTGGGTCGTGGATCGGAATCTATTTCAATCCGTAACGTAAGATATCTTAAAATAATCAAAAAATGACTGAAACTCTTCAATTAAGAGGGACACTTCGGGGACACAATGGATGGGTTACCCAAATCGCGACAAATCCAAAATATCCGGATATGATACTGTCTTCTTCACGTGGTAAGTAGCCACGTAGCGGTTTACACGTTGTCTAGCATTATTACAACTATTTATTTGCatttctattatatatatatatatatatatatatatatatgttcatCTACATTCGTACAGCTTCTCAAAGTATTTTATCcatttatattttgttaatttcaaGGGAGCAGGTAATTTAACATACGCAAAATATGTGTAAAAATTTATGCATTTTGTTTGTAGATAAAACTTTAATCGTATGGAAGCTGACACGTGACGAAGCCAATTATGGTATTCCTCAGAAGCGTTTGTATGGTCACTCTCACTTTATTAGTGATGTAGTGTTATCGTCAGATGGTAATTATGCTCTATCTGGTTCATGGGACAAAACTCTTCGACTTTGGGACTTGGCCGCAGGTCGTACGACACGACGATTCGAGGACCATACCAAGGTGTGAAATTTTCCTTCTGATCTATGGTCGTCGCTCTTCACGAGATACATGGAagcttttttttttcaattttttttttatattgaatgCCATTGGCAGAAGATGTAACTACGTGAGTCTCTGGGAAATATACTGAagcttttttttatatatttttttatatttaataaatagaaGAGGTGGGCAATTAAGTATATAGTATTGTAAGTACTGACCACATTTGATACACAAATTTATGTTGCCAGCAAGTAATCAATTGTGTAAATTAAATAACTGTGTTAACAGGATGTTTTAAGCGTCGCCTTCTCCGTGGACAATCGTCAAATTGTTTCTGGTTCTCGAGACAAGACAATTAAACTGTGGAATACTTTGGCTGAGTGCAAGTATACTATTCAAGATGATGGACATACGGACTGGGTTAGCTGTGTACGTTTCTCTCCAAATCATTCCAATCCCATCATTGTTTCTGCAGGCTGGGACAAATTGGTCAAGGTATGTTAAAGCTATATAAAatactaatatttattttaatcataATAACATGATGTATATACTTTTATTGAACATGATATTTGTGAGTGTAAGCGGATATGGGACTGATTTTCGAAGTTGTAAACTATTTAATAAAGTGttgattatttttgtttttcactagttgtataataatttgcagGTATGGAACTTAACAAATTGTAGACTGAAGATCAATCACAGTGGACACACTGGATATCTTAATACAGTTACTGTCTCCCCTGATGGATCGCTTTGTGCTTCAGGCGGCAAGGtatatattagaaaaatataagtaATGTCATCATAGTATGATGCATATTCTTGCAAAATGTTTAAACTTCTAGTTATATAAGAATCTTTTTAGATATCGGTTAAAAATTGTTCTTTTATTTGCAGGACTGTAAGGCTATGTTATGGGATCTGAATGACGGAAAACATCTCCACACCTTAGATCATAACGACATTATCACAGCTTTGTGCTTCAGCCCTAATCGTTACTGGCTGTGCGCTGCATTTGGACCTTGGATCAAGATATGGGATCTTGAAACCAAAGAAATGGTTGAAGAATTAAAACCAGAGGTAGTGTCTGCAACGAGTAAAGCAGAGCCACCTCATTGTCTATCTTTAGCGTGGTCTACTGATGGACAAACCCTTTTTGCCGGCTACTCAGACAATACTATCCGTGTTTGGCAAGTTTCTGTATCTAGCCGTTAAAGACTTTAGACtggaataaaataaaagcagaaaaaaaaggaacaagtgtttaatttatttatacatatacaatgcTCTTACAAAACAATGATTAAAAGTCTACTTTTCACTAGGTTTAGAGTTTTTAATCTTTTCTTCAAACTTCTCAAATTCTTTTTTTGCGATTTGATCAGTTTCATCCTCCACCTGCACTACTCCAAGCACTTCTGGAATATAAAATTGCATCATATTTTG
Encoded proteins:
- the mRpL15 gene encoding mitochondrial ribosomal protein L15 produces the protein MKLSEIMASKQGRDLALSMLRTLPRLALNNIRNNPGANKPSKRGRGQHGGNKHGAGNKGSGQRQNFMRTGYETGNNPFYLRFSREPYYKGHHLRREYPPLSLQQLQLYIDTNRVDSSKPIDLVSIINTGLYDLKVEWKHAGVHLTDEGADNFKAKVNIEVQWASEPVIAAIERNGGTITTAYYDTRCLHAIKDVDKFFTTGEPIPRRLLPPTDCLEYYMSAETRGYLANPEEISRERLVLSQKYGYELPKIEDDPNYKMLVQRKDPRQLFYGLEPGWVVSLKDKAILKPKADYLKEFYTS
- the Rack1 gene encoding receptor of activated protein kinase C 1 — translated: MTETLQLRGTLRGHNGWVTQIATNPKYPDMILSSSRDKTLIVWKLTRDEANYGIPQKRLYGHSHFISDVVLSSDGNYALSGSWDKTLRLWDLAAGRTTRRFEDHTKDVLSVAFSVDNRQIVSGSRDKTIKLWNTLAECKYTIQDDGHTDWVSCVRFSPNHSNPIIVSAGWDKLVKVWNLTNCRLKINHSGHTGYLNTVTVSPDGSLCASGGKDCKAMLWDLNDGKHLHTLDHNDIITALCFSPNRYWLCAAFGPWIKIWDLETKEMVEELKPEVVSATSKAEPPHCLSLAWSTDGQTLFAGYSDNTIRVWQVSVSSR